One part of the Streptomyces nigra genome encodes these proteins:
- a CDS encoding class I SAM-dependent methyltransferase has product MIQEPASPEIPSASSPEPEAEPEATRREAGTAESSRANRGWWDRNADEYQIEHGTFLGDDRFVWGPEGLDEVEAELLGPPETLKNKDVLEIGAGAAQCSRWLAAQGARPVALDISHRQLQHALRIGGAFPLVCADAGALPFADGSFDLACSAYGALPFVADPVLVLRELRRVLRPGGRFVFSVTHPIRWAFPDEPGPEGLSVSASYFDRTPYVEQDDEGHAVYVEHHRTIGDRVRDVVAAGFRLVDLVEPEWPAWNTAEWGGWSPLRGHLIPGTAIFVCERD; this is encoded by the coding sequence ATCATCCAAGAGCCCGCATCGCCCGAGATCCCGTCCGCCTCCTCCCCGGAACCCGAAGCGGAACCGGAGGCGACCCGGCGCGAAGCCGGCACCGCGGAGAGCTCCCGTGCCAACCGGGGCTGGTGGGACCGCAACGCGGACGAGTACCAGATCGAGCACGGCACCTTCCTCGGGGACGACCGCTTCGTATGGGGGCCCGAGGGACTGGACGAGGTGGAGGCCGAGCTGCTCGGCCCGCCCGAGACGCTGAAGAACAAGGACGTCCTGGAGATCGGGGCCGGTGCGGCGCAGTGCTCGCGCTGGCTGGCCGCGCAGGGCGCCCGCCCGGTCGCCCTGGACATCTCCCACCGGCAGCTCCAGCACGCCCTGCGGATCGGGGGCGCGTTCCCGCTGGTGTGCGCCGACGCGGGGGCGCTGCCCTTCGCCGACGGCTCGTTCGACCTGGCGTGCTCGGCGTACGGGGCGCTGCCCTTCGTCGCCGACCCGGTGCTGGTGCTGCGGGAGCTGCGCCGGGTGCTGCGGCCCGGCGGCCGGTTCGTGTTCTCGGTGACCCATCCGATCCGCTGGGCGTTCCCGGACGAGCCCGGCCCGGAGGGGCTGTCGGTCTCCGCGTCGTACTTCGACCGCACCCCTTATGTGGAGCAGGACGACGAGGGCCACGCCGTGTATGTGGAGCACCACCGCACGATCGGCGACCGGGTGCGGGACGTCGTGGCGGCCGGGTTCCGGCTGGTGGATCTGGTGGAGCCGGAGTGGCCGGCCTGGAACACCGCGGAGTGGGGCGGCTGGTCGCCGCTGCGCGGGCATCTGATCCCGGGCACGGCGATCTTCGTGTGCGAGCGGGACTGA
- the hrpB gene encoding ATP-dependent helicase HrpB gives MIRYDALDALPVRGALPALTDALEGPGTAVLVAPPGTGKTTLVPLALAGLLGEGPVRRVVVAEPRRIAARAAARRMAWLLGERPGESVGHTVRGERVVGPRSRVEVVTTGVLLQRLQRDPELAGVDVVVLDECHERHLDADTAAAFLWDVRETLRPELRLVAASATTDAEGWAGLLGGAPVVVAEGAAHPVETVWVPPSRPVRPPHGTRVDPVLLAHVASVVRRALAERPGDVLCFLPGVGEIARVAGQLGDLGDAEVLQVHGRAPAAVQDAVLSVGERRRVVLATSVAESSLTVPGVRVVVDSGLAREPRVDHARGLSALTTVRASQAAGRQRAGRAGREAPGAVYRCWAEAEDARLPRFPAPEIKVADLTAFALQAACWGDPDAAGLALLDAPPAGAMAAARSVLTAVGAVDGDGRATERGTALARLGLHPRLGRALLDGPDAAAEVVALLSEEPPREYGDDLGAALRAARRGGDGYAGRWRAEVRRLRAGAGTRGGQGAPDDRTVGHVAALAFPERVAKADGGSYLMASGTRAELAEGSPLRGAPWIAVAVADRPVGRGHARVRLAAVIDEATARSAAASLHREGEEVHWADGDVVARRVERLGAIELAERPLPGADPALVRAALLDGLRREGFGLLRWSPDAVVLRQRLAFLRLHRGDPWPDVSDEALHARVDEWLEPELGRARRRADLGRIDAGQALARLLPWATGEAGRLDELAPERVTVPSGSRIRVDYGDPERPVLAVKLQEMFGLDASPAVAGVPLLVHLLSPAGRPAAVTADLASFWRDGYRGVRAELRGRYPKHPWPEDPASAEPTRHTNARLRR, from the coding sequence GTGATCCGTTACGACGCCCTGGACGCGCTGCCGGTGCGCGGCGCCCTGCCCGCGCTGACCGACGCCCTGGAGGGGCCCGGCACCGCCGTGCTGGTCGCCCCGCCGGGTACCGGCAAGACGACGCTGGTGCCGCTGGCGCTCGCGGGCCTGCTCGGTGAGGGGCCCGTACGGCGGGTCGTGGTCGCCGAGCCGCGCCGGATCGCCGCGCGGGCGGCGGCCCGGCGGATGGCGTGGCTGCTGGGCGAGCGGCCCGGGGAGAGCGTCGGTCACACCGTGCGCGGCGAGCGGGTCGTGGGCCCCCGGAGCAGGGTGGAGGTCGTGACGACCGGGGTGCTGCTGCAGCGGCTCCAGCGCGACCCGGAGCTGGCGGGCGTGGACGTGGTGGTGCTCGACGAGTGCCATGAGCGGCATCTGGACGCGGACACGGCGGCGGCGTTCCTGTGGGACGTCCGGGAGACGCTGCGGCCGGAGCTGCGGCTGGTGGCCGCGTCGGCGACGACGGACGCGGAGGGCTGGGCCGGGCTGCTGGGCGGCGCGCCGGTCGTCGTGGCCGAGGGCGCCGCACATCCGGTGGAGACGGTGTGGGTGCCGCCGTCGCGTCCGGTGCGGCCGCCGCACGGGACGCGGGTCGATCCGGTTCTGCTCGCGCATGTGGCCTCGGTGGTGCGGCGGGCGCTGGCGGAGCGGCCGGGTGACGTGCTGTGTTTTCTGCCGGGGGTCGGGGAGATCGCGCGGGTCGCCGGGCAGCTCGGGGATCTCGGGGACGCGGAGGTCCTCCAGGTGCACGGGCGGGCGCCGGCGGCCGTGCAGGACGCGGTGCTGTCCGTCGGGGAGCGGCGCAGGGTGGTGCTGGCGACGTCCGTGGCGGAGTCCTCGTTGACGGTCCCCGGGGTGCGGGTCGTCGTCGATTCCGGGCTGGCGCGTGAGCCCCGCGTGGATCACGCGCGCGGGCTGAGCGCGCTGACGACGGTACGGGCCTCGCAGGCCGCCGGACGGCAGCGGGCGGGCCGGGCCGGGCGTGAGGCGCCGGGGGCGGTGTACCGGTGCTGGGCCGAGGCGGAGGACGCGCGGCTGCCCCGTTTCCCGGCGCCGGAGATCAAGGTGGCCGATCTGACGGCGTTCGCGTTGCAGGCGGCCTGCTGGGGCGATCCGGACGCGGCCGGGCTGGCTCTGCTGGATGCGCCGCCGGCCGGGGCGATGGCGGCGGCACGGAGCGTGCTGACGGCCGTGGGGGCGGTGGACGGCGACGGGCGGGCGACCGAGCGGGGCACGGCCCTGGCCCGGCTCGGTCTGCACCCCAGGCTGGGCCGGGCCCTGCTGGACGGCCCGGACGCGGCCGCCGAGGTGGTGGCGCTGCTCAGCGAGGAGCCGCCGCGCGAGTACGGCGACGATCTGGGGGCGGCGCTGCGGGCTGCCCGGCGGGGCGGCGACGGCTATGCCGGGCGCTGGCGGGCGGAGGTGCGGCGGCTGCGGGCGGGCGCCGGCACCCGCGGCGGCCAGGGCGCCCCCGACGACCGCACGGTGGGGCACGTCGCCGCGCTGGCGTTCCCCGAGCGGGTGGCGAAGGCGGACGGCGGGTCGTATCTGATGGCGTCCGGCACGCGCGCGGAGCTCGCCGAGGGCAGTCCGCTGCGGGGCGCCCCCTGGATCGCGGTGGCGGTCGCCGACCGGCCGGTGGGGCGCGGGCACGCGCGTGTGCGCCTCGCGGCCGTCATCGACGAGGCGACGGCCCGCTCGGCGGCGGCCTCCCTGCACCGGGAGGGTGAGGAGGTGCACTGGGCGGACGGCGATGTGGTGGCCCGGCGGGTCGAGCGGCTCGGCGCGATCGAGCTGGCGGAGCGCCCCCTGCCCGGCGCCGACCCGGCCCTCGTACGGGCCGCTCTGCTCGACGGGCTGCGGCGAGAGGGGTTCGGGCTGCTGCGCTGGTCCCCGGACGCCGTGGTGCTGCGGCAGCGGCTGGCGTTCCTGCGGCTGCACCGGGGCGATCCATGGCCGGACGTGTCGGACGAGGCGCTGCACGCGCGCGTGGACGAGTGGCTGGAGCCCGAGCTGGGCCGGGCCCGGCGGCGGGCGGACCTCGGGCGGATCGACGCCGGGCAGGCCCTGGCGCGGCTGCTGCCGTGGGCCACGGGCGAGGCGGGGCGCCTGGACGAACTGGCCCCGGAACGTGTGACCGTGCCCAGCGGCTCGCGGATCCGGGTGGACTACGGCGATCCGGAGCGGCCCGTGCTGGCCGTGAAGCTGCAGGAGATGTTCGGGCTGGACGCCTCGCCGGCGGTGGCCGGGGTGCCGCTGCTGGTGCATCTGCTCTCCCCCGCCGGGCGTCCGGCCGCCGTGACCGCCGATCTCGCCTCGTTCTGGCGGGACGGCTACCGGGGTGTGCGGGCGGAGCTGCGCGGCCGTTATCCGAAGCATCCGTGGCCGGAGGACCCGGCGTCCGCCGAGCCGACCCGGCACACCAACGCGCGGCTCAGGCGGTGA
- a CDS encoding SPW_0924 family protein produces MRALIAAAAGLAAAVALVLALTAVGTPSGGTSPKPLLTTVPAHP; encoded by the coding sequence ATGCGCGCCCTGATCGCCGCCGCGGCCGGACTCGCCGCCGCCGTCGCCCTGGTCCTCGCGCTCACCGCCGTCGGCACCCCCTCCGGCGGCACCTCCCCGAAACCGCTGCTGACCACCGTGCCCGCCCATCCGTGA
- the rpsA gene encoding 30S ribosomal protein S1: MTSSTETTATTPQVAVNDIGNEEAFLAAIDETIKYFNDGDIVDGVIVKVDRGEGLLDIGYKTEGVIPSRELSIKHDVDPNEVVAVGDEIEALVLQKEDKEGRLILSKKRAQYERAWGTIEKIKEEDGIVTGTVIEVVKGGLILDIGLRGFLPASLVEMRRVRDLQPYVGKELEAKIIELDKNRNNVVLSRRAWLEQTQSEVRQTFLTTLQKGQVRSGVVSSIVNFGAFVDLGGVDGLVHVSELSWKHIDHPSEVVEVGQEVTVEVLDVDMDRERVSLSLKATQEDPWQQFARTHQIGQVVPGKVTKLVPFGAFVRVDEGIEGLVHISELAERHVEIPEQVVQVNDEIFVKVIDIDLERRRISLSLKQANESFGADPASVEFDPTLYGMAASYDDQGNYIYPEGFDPETNDWLEGYEKQREEWERQYAEAQQRFEQHQAQVIKSREADEKAAAEGGEAAAPAASGGGSYSSEGADNSGALASDEALAALREKLAGGQS; this comes from the coding sequence ATGACGAGCAGCACCGAGACCACCGCCACCACCCCGCAGGTTGCGGTCAACGACATCGGTAACGAGGAAGCCTTCCTCGCCGCGATCGACGAGACGATCAAGTACTTCAACGACGGCGACATCGTCGACGGCGTCATCGTGAAGGTCGACCGGGGCGAGGGCCTGCTCGACATCGGTTACAAGACCGAAGGTGTCATCCCGAGCCGTGAGCTCTCGATCAAGCACGACGTCGACCCCAACGAGGTCGTCGCCGTCGGTGACGAGATCGAAGCCCTCGTTCTCCAGAAGGAGGACAAGGAAGGCCGCCTGATCCTCTCGAAGAAGCGCGCCCAGTACGAGCGCGCCTGGGGCACCATCGAGAAGATCAAGGAAGAGGACGGCATCGTCACCGGTACCGTCATCGAGGTCGTCAAGGGTGGTCTCATCCTCGACATCGGCCTCCGCGGCTTCCTCCCGGCCTCCCTCGTGGAGATGCGCCGTGTCCGCGACCTCCAGCCCTACGTGGGCAAGGAGCTCGAGGCGAAGATCATCGAGCTGGACAAGAACCGCAACAACGTGGTCCTGTCCCGCCGTGCCTGGCTGGAGCAGACCCAGTCCGAGGTGCGCCAGACGTTCCTCACCACCCTCCAGAAGGGTCAGGTCCGTTCCGGCGTCGTCTCCTCGATCGTCAACTTCGGTGCCTTCGTGGACCTGGGTGGCGTCGACGGTCTGGTCCACGTCTCCGAGCTGTCCTGGAAGCACATCGACCACCCGTCCGAGGTCGTCGAGGTCGGTCAGGAAGTCACCGTCGAGGTCCTCGACGTCGACATGGACCGCGAGCGTGTCTCCCTGTCGCTGAAGGCGACCCAGGAAGACCCGTGGCAGCAGTTCGCCCGCACCCACCAGATCGGCCAGGTCGTGCCCGGCAAGGTCACGAAGCTGGTTCCGTTCGGTGCGTTCGTCCGCGTGGACGAGGGCATCGAGGGTCTGGTCCACATCTCCGAGCTGGCCGAGCGCCACGTGGAGATCCCGGAGCAGGTCGTCCAGGTCAACGACGAGATCTTCGTCAAGGTCATCGACATCGACCTCGAGCGCCGTCGCATCAGCCTCTCGCTGAAGCAGGCCAACGAGTCCTTCGGTGCCGACCCGGCCTCGGTCGAGTTCGACCCGACCCTGTACGGCATGGCCGCGTCGTACGACGACCAGGGCAACTACATCTACCCCGAGGGCTTCGACCCCGAGACCAACGACTGGCTCGAGGGTTACGAGAAGCAGCGCGAGGAGTGGGAGCGCCAGTACGCCGAGGCGCAGCAGCGCTTCGAGCAGCACCAGGCGCAGGTCATCAAGTCCCGCGAGGCGGACGAGAAGGCCGCTGCCGAGGGTGGCGAGGCCGCTGCTCCGGCCGCGTCCGGTGGCGGTTCGTACTCCTCCGAGGGTGCCGACAACAGCGGCGCGCTCGCCTCGGACGAGGCGCTCGCCGCTCTGCGCGAGAAGCTGGCGGGCGGCCAGAGCTGA
- a CDS encoding lytic transglycosylase domain-containing protein has protein sequence MAAEFGRLRKGAVNTTVAAVVVAALAASQAPGVTTDGAGRKVTTGTQPSPDTPAADSATGNSPYYTDLPPLNSPNPAPSAGTTVTPAAGEAGIPATVLDAYKKAEAALRESKPHCNLPWQLLAAIGKVESGQARGGRVDANGTTLSKILGPQLNGAGFANISDTDDGAYDGDARYDRAVGPMQFIPSTWKWAGRDGNGDGRKDPNNVYDAALAAGHYLCRFDWNLAEQADLDRAILSYNNSRDYLNLVMRWLDYYRKGTHEIPDGTGTLPSGRSDDGAGANPTPSPTPSTPSSPSPPSAPTTPSKPGGSEPGDGGSGGPKPTPPPSTTPPTPTDTVDHLEDAGTAKLTAMAGDTFAEKISARAETDSGKAVARVRVRFTITGDTDAVFSTGEKVAAVLTDGSGKAVAPALRAGEDTGEFTVRATVVGRSVAGLDYTATVTERAADTLARTGDTALTCVPGGGFAERVEVKATYKGAVADKVAATATLIKAADDPDENDKGPYFKDADGKPVRTLTGLKTDADGLLELPKLYADDTTGTFLLRIATAGGATLTVELKVAAAETPPAEEPTESASPSA, from the coding sequence ATGGCGGCGGAATTCGGCAGGCTCCGCAAGGGGGCGGTGAACACCACGGTCGCCGCGGTCGTGGTGGCGGCACTGGCCGCGTCCCAGGCACCGGGAGTGACGACCGACGGCGCCGGCAGAAAGGTGACCACCGGCACCCAGCCGTCCCCGGACACCCCCGCCGCCGACAGCGCGACCGGCAACTCGCCGTACTACACGGACCTCCCGCCGCTCAACAGCCCCAACCCGGCCCCGTCGGCGGGCACCACGGTCACTCCGGCGGCCGGTGAGGCGGGCATACCGGCCACGGTCCTCGACGCCTACAAGAAGGCGGAGGCCGCGCTGCGGGAGTCCAAGCCGCACTGCAACCTGCCCTGGCAACTCCTCGCCGCCATCGGCAAGGTCGAGTCGGGCCAGGCCCGCGGCGGCCGGGTCGACGCCAACGGCACCACCCTGTCCAAGATCCTCGGCCCGCAGCTCAACGGCGCCGGCTTCGCGAACATCAGTGACACCGACGACGGCGCCTACGACGGCGACGCCCGGTACGACCGTGCCGTCGGCCCCATGCAGTTCATCCCGTCCACCTGGAAGTGGGCGGGCCGCGACGGCAACGGCGACGGCCGCAAGGATCCCAACAACGTCTACGACGCGGCCCTCGCCGCCGGCCACTACCTGTGCCGCTTCGACTGGAACCTCGCCGAGCAGGCCGACCTCGACCGCGCGATCCTGAGCTACAACAACTCCCGGGACTACCTCAACCTCGTCATGCGGTGGCTGGACTACTACCGCAAGGGCACCCACGAGATCCCGGACGGCACGGGCACCCTGCCGTCGGGCCGCAGCGACGACGGCGCGGGCGCCAACCCCACGCCGTCGCCCACGCCGTCGACCCCCTCGTCCCCTTCGCCCCCGTCCGCGCCCACGACGCCGTCCAAGCCCGGCGGTTCCGAGCCGGGCGACGGCGGCTCCGGCGGTCCCAAGCCGACCCCGCCGCCCAGCACGACGCCTCCCACCCCCACCGACACGGTGGACCACCTGGAGGACGCCGGCACCGCCAAGCTCACCGCCATGGCGGGGGACACCTTCGCCGAGAAGATCAGCGCCCGTGCCGAGACGGACTCCGGCAAGGCCGTCGCCCGGGTCCGCGTCCGCTTCACCATCACCGGCGACACCGACGCCGTCTTCAGCACCGGCGAGAAGGTCGCCGCCGTCCTCACCGACGGATCCGGCAAGGCGGTGGCTCCGGCGCTCCGGGCGGGCGAGGACACCGGCGAGTTCACCGTCCGGGCCACCGTCGTCGGCCGTTCGGTGGCCGGCCTCGACTACACGGCGACCGTCACCGAGCGCGCCGCCGACACCCTGGCCCGTACCGGCGACACCGCGCTGACCTGTGTGCCCGGTGGCGGGTTCGCCGAGCGGGTCGAGGTGAAGGCCACCTACAAGGGCGCCGTCGCCGACAAGGTCGCCGCCACCGCCACCCTGATCAAGGCGGCGGACGACCCGGACGAGAACGACAAGGGCCCCTACTTCAAGGACGCCGACGGCAAGCCGGTGCGCACCCTGACCGGTCTGAAGACCGACGCCGACGGCCTGCTGGAGCTGCCGAAGCTGTACGCCGACGACACCACCGGCACCTTCCTGCTCCGTATCGCCACGGCCGGCGGCGCGACCCTGACGGTCGAGCTGAAGGTCGCCGCCGCCGAGACGCCGCCGGCGGAGGAGCCCACGGAGAGCGCCTCGCCGTCCGCGTAG
- a CDS encoding DUF4184 family protein has protein sequence MPFTLSHAAAVLPALRTSGTGRAGLVPAVMVAGSFAPDMTYYAASVLSGAMEFGDVTHSFPGVLTVDVVIAWALVGVWLLLREPLVALLPARLQARPAALLRCGAPRARVTPALAARWYVSAVLGGLTHVVWDAFTHLDRWGMRLFPVLGEEVARSPLYWYLQYGGSAVAAVVIGVFVAVALRRTRGVGAGIPTPGVPVLSVRDRWAALAVLGACAGVAAFQRASRWWDYWGATAKYWELIPTLCFGAGAGLAVGLVLYGAAVRLWRPVPVPGSTGTGGAVRERSRPGVR, from the coding sequence TTGCCGTTCACGCTCAGCCACGCGGCCGCCGTCCTGCCCGCCCTGCGCACCTCGGGAACCGGCCGGGCCGGACTCGTGCCGGCGGTGATGGTGGCCGGTTCCTTCGCTCCCGACATGACCTACTACGCGGCGAGTGTCCTGTCCGGGGCCATGGAGTTCGGCGACGTCACGCACTCCTTTCCCGGCGTCCTCACCGTCGACGTCGTCATCGCCTGGGCGCTGGTGGGGGTGTGGTTGCTGCTGCGCGAGCCGCTGGTGGCGCTGCTGCCGGCCCGGCTCCAGGCGCGGCCGGCCGCGCTGCTGCGGTGCGGGGCGCCCCGGGCGCGCGTGACACCGGCGCTGGCCGCGCGCTGGTACGTGTCCGCCGTCCTGGGCGGGCTCACCCATGTCGTGTGGGACGCCTTCACGCATCTCGACCGCTGGGGGATGCGGTTGTTCCCGGTGCTGGGCGAGGAGGTCGCGCGGTCGCCGCTGTACTGGTACCTCCAGTACGGGGGGTCGGCGGTCGCTGCGGTCGTCATCGGGGTGTTCGTGGCGGTGGCGTTGCGGCGGACTCGGGGCGTGGGTGCGGGGATTCCCACGCCGGGCGTGCCGGTGCTGTCCGTGCGGGACCGGTGGGCGGCCCTGGCGGTGCTCGGCGCGTGTGCGGGGGTGGCGGCGTTCCAGCGGGCGTCGCGGTGGTGGGACTACTGGGGCGCCACCGCGAAGTACTGGGAGCTGATCCCGACGCTGTGCTTCGGCGCGGGCGCCGGGCTCGCCGTGGGACTTGTTCTGTACGGCGCCGCCGTCAGGCTGTGGCGTCCGGTCCCGGTCCCTGGCAGTACGGGGACGGGTGGCGCCGTGCGGGAGCGGAGCCGGCCGGGGGTGCGGTGA
- a CDS encoding DUF3068 domain-containing protein — protein MRRTAGLILLALAVLCAALSPLLRWYAFPRLAKIPANQYQDMVLEAKDATLLDYGTMRARKVDRVTIVQTLKGDVAASERIERTTDRDVVVWDGLSYVVGPDGEMVSRIPERYIFDAHTQEPVHAPGESVDGDPVRRDGIEFKWPFLTEKRDYAYFDAQARVTAPIHYQGTQDFRGVEVYYFEQVIPWTKVPFPKTLPVEGVTAKSLAGTGTTRWYTTVRKFWVEPLTGAPVYGEEIHKEELRGGTLLGGRDKVTAFAGHVKMREDYIEHTVDLVKTNRTLVLLLTSHLPWGLLVLGGLLLALALWLEARGRRPGDPEPAEDGEPEPVTA, from the coding sequence ATGCGCCGCACGGCCGGCCTGATCCTGCTCGCCCTCGCCGTCCTCTGCGCGGCGCTGTCCCCGCTGCTGCGCTGGTACGCCTTCCCGCGCCTGGCCAAGATCCCCGCGAACCAGTACCAGGACATGGTCCTGGAGGCGAAGGACGCCACCCTCCTCGACTACGGCACCATGCGGGCCCGCAAGGTCGACAGGGTCACCATCGTGCAGACCCTCAAGGGCGACGTGGCGGCCTCCGAACGGATCGAGCGGACCACGGACCGGGACGTCGTGGTCTGGGACGGCCTGTCCTACGTCGTCGGCCCCGACGGAGAGATGGTCTCCCGCATTCCCGAGCGCTACATCTTCGACGCCCACACCCAGGAACCCGTCCACGCCCCCGGCGAGTCGGTCGACGGCGACCCCGTGCGCCGCGACGGCATCGAGTTCAAGTGGCCCTTCCTCACCGAGAAACGGGACTACGCCTACTTCGACGCGCAGGCCCGTGTCACCGCCCCCATCCACTACCAGGGCACCCAGGACTTCCGGGGCGTCGAGGTCTACTACTTCGAGCAGGTCATCCCCTGGACCAAGGTGCCGTTCCCCAAGACCCTGCCCGTCGAGGGCGTCACCGCGAAGTCACTGGCCGGCACGGGCACGACCCGCTGGTACACCACCGTCCGCAAGTTCTGGGTGGAACCCCTCACCGGCGCCCCCGTCTACGGCGAGGAGATCCACAAGGAGGAGCTGCGCGGCGGCACACTCCTCGGCGGCCGGGACAAGGTCACCGCGTTCGCCGGGCACGTCAAGATGCGCGAGGACTACATCGAGCACACCGTCGACCTGGTCAAGACCAACCGCACCCTCGTCCTGCTGCTGACGTCCCACCTCCCCTGGGGCCTGCTCGTCCTCGGCGGGCTGCTGCTCGCCCTGGCCCTCTGGCTGGAGGCGCGCGGCCGCCGCCCGGGCGACCCGGAACCGGCCGAGGACGGCGAACCGGAACCCGTCACCGCCTGA